A DNA window from Nitrospirota bacterium contains the following coding sequences:
- the trpD gene encoding anthranilate phosphoribosyltransferase: MIKEAIKLLADDIHLSEEEMMNAMRDVMEGQATDAQIASFLTALRIKGETVEEITGAAKIMREKATKIRAPKDTVDTCGTGGDMAHTFNISTTSALIVAACGVPVAKHGNRSVSSRCGSADVLEALGVKIDLPPEKVERCLEETGFGFLFAPLFHPAMKYAIGPRKEMGIRTIFNILGPLTNPAGAERQVLGVYSDELTEPIALVLGNLGARHAFIVHGEDGLDEITVTDATKISELNNGRVDTYYIAPEDVGLKRARREDLLGGNTEENARIILAILRGEKGPRRDIAAINAAAALVAGGKVKTLKEGIEKAAEAIDSGAARKKLEEIKALSNRL, encoded by the coding sequence ATGATTAAAGAGGCTATAAAGCTCCTTGCAGATGACATACACCTTTCAGAAGAAGAGATGATGAATGCCATGAGAGACGTAATGGAAGGTCAGGCCACTGACGCACAGATTGCATCCTTTCTCACAGCTCTGAGGATAAAGGGAGAGACAGTCGAGGAAATAACAGGTGCAGCAAAAATAATGAGGGAAAAGGCAACAAAAATCAGGGCTCCAAAAGATACAGTTGACACATGCGGCACAGGAGGGGATATGGCACATACATTCAACATCTCCACAACATCGGCATTAATCGTGGCTGCCTGTGGAGTGCCTGTGGCAAAACATGGAAACAGGTCAGTATCAAGCCGCTGCGGGAGCGCTGATGTGCTTGAGGCGCTTGGCGTGAAGATAGACCTTCCTCCTGAGAAAGTCGAGAGATGTCTGGAGGAAACAGGTTTTGGTTTTCTATTTGCACCGCTTTTTCATCCTGCGATGAAGTACGCCATTGGCCCGAGGAAAGAAATGGGCATCAGGACAATCTTTAATATCCTTGGCCCACTTACAAACCCTGCAGGGGCAGAAAGACAGGTCTTAGGCGTGTATTCAGATGAGCTTACAGAGCCAATAGCTCTGGTCCTCGGCAACCTCGGAGCAAGGCATGCCTTTATAGTTCATGGAGAGGATGGCCTTGATGAAATAACTGTTACGGATGCAACAAAGATTTCAGAGCTAAATAATGGACGGGTTGACACATACTATATCGCACCCGAAGACGTTGGTCTTAAAAGGGCCCGGAGGGAAGACCTTCTCGGCGGAAATACTGAAGAAAATGCCAGAATAATACTTGCCATATTGCGAGGTGAGAAAGGCCCCAGGAGAGACATAGCAGCCATCAATGCCGCTGCTGCCCTTGTAGCAGGGGGAAAAGTAAAAACCCTTAAAGAAGGCATAGAAAAAGCAGCAGAGGCAATAGACTCAGGCGCCGCCAGAAAAAAATTAGAGGAGATTAAGGCCCTGAGCAACAGGCTGTAA
- the pabA gene encoding aminodeoxychorismate/anthranilate synthase component II — MLLVIDNYDSFTYNLVQYLGELGEDIRVFRNDKITIAEIEDVRPENIVISPGPYTPNEAGISIEVIRHFAGKIPILGVCLGHQAIGAAFGGDIINAPRLMHGKTSMIHHDGRTIFNNLPNPFEATRYHSLVIKKETLPDCLDITAWTEEGEIMGVRHKEHIIEGVQFHPESILTRVGKDLLRNFLKLRIQGRAPTAGGSND, encoded by the coding sequence ATGTTATTAGTAATAGATAATTATGATTCTTTTACATACAACCTCGTCCAGTACCTCGGCGAGCTTGGCGAAGACATAAGGGTGTTCAGAAACGATAAAATTACCATTGCAGAAATTGAAGACGTGAGGCCTGAAAATATAGTAATTTCTCCCGGCCCATACACACCCAACGAAGCAGGCATATCGATTGAGGTAATCAGGCATTTCGCAGGCAAAATCCCGATCTTAGGCGTCTGCCTCGGACACCAGGCAATTGGTGCGGCCTTTGGAGGGGATATTATAAATGCACCGAGGCTCATGCACGGAAAGACTTCAATGATTCATCATGATGGAAGAACAATTTTTAATAACCTTCCAAATCCCTTTGAGGCAACGAGGTATCATTCTCTTGTAATTAAAAAAGAAACCTTGCCTGACTGCCTTGACATTACAGCCTGGACAGAGGAAGGTGAAATCATGGGCGTCAGGCATAAAGAACACATAATCGAAGGTGTGCAGTTCCACCCTGAGTCAATCCTCACAAGGGTTGGCAAAGACCTTCTAAGAAACTTTCTGAAATTAAGAATACAAGGGCGCGCCCCTACTGCTGGAGGCAGCAATGATTAA